Proteins encoded within one genomic window of Hermetia illucens chromosome 2, iHerIll2.2.curated.20191125, whole genome shotgun sequence:
- the LOC119648275 gene encoding deoxynucleoside triphosphate triphosphohydrolase SAMHD1 encodes MNKLSSLTLAIFNGGVSHLPPEDDYLFSFQMSAIPEMELFEQIVKTEAFQRLKGIKQLGVMDKMYPALNHTRYDHSIGVYSKAGQLLQALEENTNIKINDFHKLCVKLAGLLHDVGHGPYSHFWEKIIDQCNNGREYQHEQVGTLIINRIFQDIRLSENPEEHEYGVELINRLIVSDKENFRWRNVKEEFIFDIISNKSCGIDVDRFDYFERDWERFSKTDKICPSGSFASDMETHLENVRHIFKEAIVSPDRKHIQFNRSHIDRINSVFSLRTALHEHFYQHCSIRALEDVFLHMIELRKKEEDREIFLTFTDAEDYVKRWYLGEIPLNDEKVEMWLRNTSNPELNKYLEAYKDIERNVIISPQPNNGYEKVETKYKYKVEESIKDCLSGDGPLDGLRWSYEFNNIVYYKVNLNSSRL; translated from the exons ATGAACAAGCTGAGCAGCCTCACTTTGGCCATTTTCAATGGTGGAGTCTCGCATCTACCGCCGGAGGATGATTACTTG TTTTCCTTTCAAATGTCGGCGATACCAGAGATGGAATTATTCGAGCAAATAGTGAAAACTGAAGCTTTCCAACGGCTGAAAGGAATAAAGCAATTGGGCGTCATGGACAAAATGTATCCCGCCCTGAATCATACTCGGTATGATCATTCAATTGG gGTTTATAGTAAAGCTGGGCAACTCCTTCAGGCTTTGGAGGAAAATACAAATATTAAAATCAATGATTTTCATAAGCTTTGTGTGAAG ttAGCTGGTCTCTTACACGATGTCGGACATGGTCCATATTCacatttttgggaaaaaattATTGACCAATGCAATAATGGAAGAGAATATCAG CATGAGCAAGTAGGAACCCTAATAATAAATAGAATATTCCAAGATATAAGACTCTCAGAGAACCCAGAGGAGCATGAATATGGAGTGGAATTGATAAATCGGCTCATAGTGAGTGATAAAGAGAACTTTCGATGGAGGAACGTCAAAGAAGAATTTATTTTTGAT ATTATCAGCAATAAATCATGTGGTATAGATGTAGATCGTTTTGATTACTTTGAACGTGATTGGGAACGATTTAGCAAGACAGATAAAATTTGTCCAAGTGGtagttttgcttctgatatggAAACACATTTAGAAAATGTTCGACATATTTTTAAAG AAGCAATAGTATCACCAGACAGAAAACATATTCAATTCAATAGGAGTCATATTGATCGAATTAATTCTGTGTTCAGTCTACGTACAGCATTACATGAACATTTTTATCAACATTGCAGTATTCGAGCCTTAGAAGATGTGTTTTTACATATGATAGAATTGaggaaaaaggaagaagatcG AGAAATATTTCTAACATTCACTGATGCCGAAGATTACGTCAAACGATGGTATTTAGGTGAAATCCCATTAAATGATGAGAAGGTTGAAATGTGGCTGAGAAACACCTCCAATCCCGAATTAAATAAGTATTTGGAAGCTTATAAAGATATCGAACGAAATGTGATAATATCACCTCAG CCGAACAATGGCTATGAGAAAGTCGAAACCAAATACAAGTACAAAGTTGAAGAGTCAATCAAAGATTGTTTATCAGGTGATGGTCCTTT GGACGGGTTGCGATGGAGTTATGAATTTAATAATATTGTTTACTATAAAGTAAATCTCAACAGTAGCAGGTTATAA